The Paenibacillus sp. JQZ6Y-1 sequence GACGATTATGTGCAGGGCGGTGGATTTTTCACAGGAGCCTTTGTTGGGATGAACTGCATTGATATGGGCGGCAGACGTCGACATGCGGATTTTGATTATTTTATGTACAAAGAGCTAGAAGATGAAGTCGTAGACGGTGTTTAAGGTATAATGGGAAGAACAAGCTTCGTTCCGACTCTATCTGCTCCTGCACTCGTGTAGAACGATAGAGCGTCCGAATCGGCTGCTGCTAGGGGTGAGATGTACTTGCCCTCCTCTTCATTCACAACGGATGCAGCAGACGCGGAGCGGAAAGGACAGGATTCCCATGCCACATCACGACAAAGCTAATCATGAGCAGCACTCGGATTCACTTCACGCTGCCGACTCTCATCCAGCGGCGACCGGGCTGTCGCCAGAACGTCCCTGCTTTTGCGGCAGTGGAAGACCATTGAAGAACTGTCACCCCCGCGCGGCTGCCAATAGTCGCGCGATGTATATGACTGCCCTGTATGAGCAGGTCGATGCTGTTATCGAGGATTATCATGAGCATAGCAGCAAGCATCCGCCCTGTGCAGCAGGCTGTAGCAGCTGCTGTTCGGACTATTTTCCGGTATCGCAGGTCGAGTTCGAGCTACTGCTAACCTATATGGAACACAGCTGGAGCAAACAGGATATTGAAGCCGCCTTTCAGCAGGCAGAGCGTAATCTGGAACGATTCCGTCAGGATAATGAACCGATGTATGACGCGCTGGTCAACCGGACTAATCGCAAGCAGGAGCTGGATTCGATTCGTCAGCATGCTGGACGTAACAGCTTCGCTTGCCCACTACTTGATCCCGAAAAAGGCATCTGCCGCGTGTATCCGGTACGTCCATTCATTTGCCGGACGCATGGCAGCTCGCATACCTTTTACGGTACATGGCGAGAACGCTTAGGCTCGGAACGGGTATGTGATCATATCCCCAGCAGCCGTTCTCATCGCAAGGTAACGCCAAATATCGTAGATTATTGGCCGCCGTATGAGCAGTTAGCGGATGTGTACGTTGGCCCTCATCGTCAGCCGCTACGCCAGTATCCGATCTTTTACTGGCTAGTGCTCTACAATCGGCACGGCGCAGGTCCAACAGCGCGTATCGGCAATCGCGACAATTTTGATTTGTCATTGGAGCAGCATAATGCAAATATGGCGGCTCATGGCAAATAAGAATAACCAAAAGGAACCTCTTCAGCTATAAGGAAGAGGTTCTTTTGGGTTGTCTGTTTGTTTTGCTTGTCGTATTATTCCTCCACATTCACTGGCAACACATGTCGCCGCTCAACAGGTGAGGTCAGCACCACCGACGTATTTACATAGCTGTACACCATCAGTCGATCCACCAGCTGGCGCAGCCCTTCCATCCCATCCACCGCCGCTTTGATGATGTATCCAATCTCACCTGTCACGCGGTGACACTCGATCACATCCTCCTCCTGCACAATCATCTTCTCCCATTCGCTGGCAGACACTTTGAGGTCGCTAATCTGGATCATCAGCATAATGCTACGTCCAATTGCCGATGGTGAGACGATGGCGGTGAAGCCCTGAATGATTCCTCTTTCTTGTAAACGATGTAGTCGTTCCGTAACACTTGGACGGCTGAGCGATAGCTGCTTGGACAGGTCGCTGATCGTCATGCGTGCATCCTCCTGCAATAATGTCAGCAGACGTGCATCAATATGATCCATGGATGTGGTCCTCCCCTGTATGTATATTCCATTGGACGTAAGGATTCCAATATGAAGTCGTGTCACCGAATTATTGTTCATTTTGAAAAGGATCGGCGGCAATTCTATCTGTTTTTATATGTGTTTTGCTTGTTTGGTATTATATCATGTACATATCTGAAAATGAATAATTATTCAATGTATTCGAAAGGATGGTTGTATGTCTTCATCTTCACCTGTCAACGCTTCGCAGCAGGCTATACGTTGGCTCAAAGTACTACTGGGCTGTTTGCTTGTCAGCGCCGGGCTTCTATTGCTGCGTCACGCGCAGGTTGTAACTGGCGGTACAGCAGGATTATCGCTCAGTCTCAACTATCTGCTGCATCTGCCATTTGCTTTGCTGTTCTTCGTTATTAATATTCCGTTTTATGTATTTTCGCTCACTCGGATGGGGTGGAGCTTTACGCTTTCTACCGTCTTGTCAGTCTGCTTGGTATCGCTAATGACATCGGTAGATCGCTGGCTGCCCGCGTTTTCGATGCCACAATTGGCTGGCACGGTAATAGGCAGCATCCTGTGCGGATTGGGGCTGTCGCTGCTGTTTATGAATCGCGCTTCGCTGGGTGGCGTGAATATCGTTGCTATCTTTATGCAGCAGCGGTTTGGCTGGAACCCGGGGTTGGTGAATTTTGTATTCGACTCTATCGTCGTGTGCATTGGACTATATTCGGTTGGATTATATGAAGCGGTATTGTCAGCAATGTCGGTGGTGATTGTATCCACGATTATCGGGTATTTCAAAAATCGGATCGCCCGTGGCAACAGTCGTCCCGCTACAATGCCAGCTTCGATGACGGCAGCAACGACTACCAGTGCGGAAGCTTCATAACATAGCTTGAATCTCCAAATAGAACTGATCCAGACAGGGTCGTATGCGCCTACAGACAAGGCGACTGCGATCCTGTTTTGTCTCTCTGTATTTGTGTCTCTCTGGATCAAAGCACATACGATCAATTATGAAAAAGCAAACATATTGCACACGCCGCCCATCCCCTTCATTTAGTGATATACTGGTTCAAGATGATAGAAAAACAGATTGTTCACGGGGATGCTGAATACGCGGTTATCTCTTGCGAAAAGGGGTATGCTTGCCCGTGAAGAATCATCCTATACAGATCTATGGATGGCTGCCATTAGCAGCAAGGTAAGAATGCAATGCAGCAGATGCAAATGGGAGACGATAGAAAGGAACTCTATGATGGATACAACTTTGCTTTTGGAGCCGCTCCTGCTGCTGGCGGTCGGGATGCTGGCTTCGATCTGTGGCGCGGTCGCTGGACTGGGCGGTGGATTTATTATTGTGCCAGTGCTGGCATTTCTATATGTCATTCCGGTAGCGAATATCTCCGGTACGTCGATGGCGGTGCTGTTTGTGAGCGCCATCTCCAGTACGCTTGCCTACGCGCGGCAGCGTAAAATCGACTACCGCAGCGGGATCGCCTTTTCGATTGCGATGGTTCCCGGCTCTATTCTTGGCGCGTGGACGACGAGTATAGTGGGCAGTCGCGTCTTTTTCGTCGCACTTGGTATATTTCTGATGATTATGGCGGTGATGATCAACTTCAAGCCGACGCAGAGCCGGGGCGGATTTTTGCGCCCAACGGTCACACATCGGCTGACGGACAACACTGGAAGTGTGCATGAATATTCATTTAACCTATGGTTTGGATGTGGGGTTGCCTTTTTTGTCGGCTTTCTGTCCAGCTTGTTCGGGATTGGTGGCGGCTCGGTAATGGTGCCGACGATGATTCTGTTTTTGGCGTTTCCGCCGCATATTGCAACAGCAACCTCGATGTTCTCAATTTTGCTGTCGTCGTTTGTGGGAACGGTATCCCATGTGGCGCTCCATCATGTGATGTGGAATCAATTCATCTGGCTTGCCATCGGAGCGCTTGTTGGTGGGCAAATCGGCGCACGTATCGCCTCCAAAATCCCTGCCAAAGCCATCGTTCGGGTGTTAGCAGTCTGTCTGTTTGTCGTTGCGATTCGGATGCTGTTCAAAGGGTAAAAAAAGAAGCGCCCACATCGCTACACTACGATAGATATACAAATTACCAGACAGCACATATGAACGCTACGTTCATCACAGTATTCCTTATTTTAGGACAGAGAAAGGTTCTGAGCATATGTCATTTGTAAAACAAAGCATCTATACACGCTACATCCCTGCCATGCAGCCTGCGGAGCAAGAGAACGAAACAGGCTACTGGTTTATTTTCCGAGGCAGCGATATGCTGGTGCATCAGCAGGATGAGCTGCTTGCCGTTCCCGTTGCCAAAGGGCTGGAAGCGTACCAGCTAGAACCGCTACGCTCGCTCTACCTCGGTTCGATTGAGCAGGCATCGTGTTATACCGCCGAAGTCAGCAAGGACACACAAGCACCGGAAGGGATGGCATTTATCCCGCTATTCGGTCTGTTTGAAAAGATTGATCAGGATCTATTCCATGTTGCCGGACGCGCCGTGCAAATGCTCGGCTGGGATGCGACGCATCAATTTTGCGGACGCTGTGGTACGGCGCTAGAGCATGCACAGCATGAACGCAGCAAAGTTTGTTCAAACTGCGGTCTAAGTCAGTACCCGCGCATTTCCCCAGCGGTCATTACACTGATCACCAAGGGCGATAAGTTGCTGCTGGCGCGCGCTGGGCATTTTCCCGGTAATATGTATGGGCTGATTGCGGGCTTTGTAGAAGCAGGCGAAACGCTAGAGGATTGCGTGCAGCGTGAGACGATGGAAGAGATTGGTATCAAGGTGAAAAATATCCGCTACTTCGACAGCCAGCCGTGGCCATTTCCGCACTCGCTGATGGTCGGCTTCCTCGCGGAATACGATAGCGGCGAGATTCAGGTGGATGGCGAGGAGATTGTACACGCGGACTGGTTCGATCCGAATGACTTGCCGAATATTCCACCGCTGATCAGTATCGCGCGCAAGATGATCGATTGGTATGTGGAGCAGAGCAAATAAGTGCTGACATGTTGCCTTTGAAGCCTGTAAAAGAAACAATTGCATGTAAAATGTTCGTTCAACGCTTTCTTTTACTGATTCTCACTGGATCACGAAACAAGAGTGTAAATCTATGCAGTAGATCAATGACTCAATTAACTTATCAACCATAAAAAGGCTGCTCCCCTCGTCATCTTCTCATGACGCTCGGGAACAGCCTTTTTTATGGTATACGCATTGTATTGGCAAGACGTCAAACGGCTACTTACGTTTATCGCCGATGCCGTCCTATCTAGCGATGATCCTTTACCTGATGCAGAAGAACAAGCTCCATACGGTCGTTTATTCTATGGGCATCCCATTCATCCCCGCTCAATCTTAGCGTCCTACCTTCAGCAGAAATTTCTCCAACGCTTCGGTATCGGTGATATTGTGATTGCACATCTCATCGTCCATGCACACATATTGCCCAACAGAGGATAGATTGTCCGGCGAGTGGGCTTTCATTTTGACATTGAAAAAGCCCAGCTCCTGATTCCGATTACAGAACATGCAGAAGCCCCGTTTGTTGGTCGGTGTGATCTGCCCTTCGGTCGCGATCAGACGATCTTCATGCGGATAGACGATAAATAGCCGATTCGCAGCAATATCAATCCAGCGCAAATATGTGGTGTGTGTCAGATCAATCGTAGCCATCTCCGGTGCTTTCAGCTTTTTCGCTTTGGGAAAGAGATGTTGAATCTGCTTGGGCGTCACTTCAGGGAACGGAATGACATAAGGCTCTAACGATTGTAGATAAGCCTGAATGTCCTCTGTCTTCTGATACGTCCCTAGCAGCTCCAGCAAAGATTTTTGCTCTGTTGTCAGTGCATCAAACGTGTGAATGATCTTCTGCACGGCGCTGTATTTGACCGTTTCCAATACTTGACGATCGGCAATCCCTCGCATCGTTTTGATCAGAAAATCCGCCTGTTTATGAATAAAATTCAATTGATGATTATGAATAAATGGTGTTTGCATCGCTTTCAGCCCCTTATATGATTTGGTAAAACATAAGGTGCAAAGCCTGCGGGCATGTCTATCTTAAAGATTCAGGGCGATACAGCTATTCTCGCCTTGCCCTGCACAAAGTCCACCCTGTTCAGGCTTCGCGCAAGGCCTCTCTAGCTAACGAGCAATCCGGTGCGAACCAAAATGCCACGGTAGGACCCCCTATCATATGAGTATACGGGAAGTATACCAGTGTGACAGGATCAGGGCAAATCTAACCTCGCCCATTGGTTTCCTAACGCAAAGCTCCTTCCGCTTAATACTGCGCCCCACTCGGAAACGCATACTTATTCATCCCCTTCACCGACAGCAAACGGAAGCCTTCACGGCTGAAATCCTGACCATTCCGCGCCATGTCATACTTCGGTGTCTTCGTATAATAATCCATATAATTCAACATATACGGATACGAGCGCACCACATCGGCATTCGGCTTGGATGAGCTATAGTGGATCGGCGAGACGCCATAGCCGTCCAGCGAGAATACGCCTGCGGCTGCCTCATTCATTTTGAAAAATTGAGTCAACACGGTATCCGTACTTGCCTGATAATCAATAGTACTGACGCTCATTAGACGCACGCCCAGCACGCGGCGATACATAAGCGATTTATCCATCTTTTGCTGAAATTCTTCCATATACGCACTGGATACACGGCTACCGTTCAGATTCGCAGGCAGGATAAAGCTTTCTAGCAAATACAGATCACTGCTGGTGATGCGCGTCTTCACGCCATTTGGATTTAACTCGGCGTTCTTCGTGCTGCTCATCACATCTTCAGGATGCCACGCGTTAATGAATGCTCCCATACTCTGTTCATGCACCGCATCTACCGCTTCATTCAGCCGTGCACGCGACACGCCGTAATCGTAACCAGCATCATCTAGGAATACGCCGTACACCCCAGCATCCTTCCACAATCCAATCCGCTGCTTGATCGTATCCATGCTCAGATTATCGGTAGAATCGGTCACGCCCAGATCGACATAGCCGAAGATTTGAATGCTCGGCTTGATCTGCTTGATTCGGTCGATGATCTGAAGTGTGGTTGTATGATTCTCATGCTCTGGCAGCTCCAGACGGTCGCCCAGCACCAATACGTCATATTGAGCAAATGTCTGCGCGGCATCTTCTGGACTGGCAGCATCGTTGATGGACTCTGGAATACCGTAGTAAATCAACAGTTTCGGACCCGGTGTTGTATTGGCTTGCGCAGATGCGCTATTGGTTGTGCACAGAACCGCCACCATAGCGAGCATACACATTGCGAGACGATGATATAGTTTCATCTTTCATTTCTCCTTTTGATACGTTCCATGTATGAAAAACATTAATTACCATAATATCCATTTCACATTATTTTTCTTTTCTACTGTATACACGATATCCTCTTCAACATAACACAATTTCTATAAAAGTAAACGTCATTTCTACAATATGAGATACCTGTCTTTCATATGAGTCCTAGTCCTTAAGAATCATCGATAATACGCATTTACGAAATTGTTAAAAAAGCTTTAAATATGCGTGAAATAAAGCTTTTTATCATCAGTAAACTCGCATCCACGTGTCTAAAGATTAAGAAACTATGTGGTGTAAAATTTTACTCAAATAATATTACTCAATTGTAATAAAATAGTTGTCAAGGTTGCTGAATTACATATAAAATAACAAAACCAATTCCAATTTTTTTCGAACTTTTGGTCGTTTGTTTTCATAATCGGCTTTTCATTTTTCATTTTACTCAAGGAGGAGTTCCATTGAATGTTCTGATCACAGGCGGATACGGGTTTATTGGCTCGTTTGTGGCGGAGCGTTTTCACAAAGAAGGACACCAGGTGTATATCATCGACAATCTGGCTTCCGGTCGGAAAGAGAACGTGACCGTCCCGCACAAATTTTACAATCTGGGTGTGGAGGATGAACGCTGTGATGAGATTTTCCACAGCATCAAGCCAGATATTATCGTTCATCTAGCGGCACAGGTCGATGTAGCGGTATCGATGCGCGAACCTCGTCAGGATGCGCAAACCAACATTCTTGGTCTGGTCAACATGCTGGAGATGTCCAGCAAATACAAGGTCTCCAAATTTATCTTCGCGTCCTCGGCTGCCGTGTACGGCATGAATGAACAGGTACCATTGACAGAAGTGATGAGCACCGAACCGCTATCACCCTACGGTATTAACAAGCTGCTTGGCGAAGTATACTGCGGCAAATGGAACGACATTTACAAGCTGCCCACCCTCTGCTTCCGCTTCTCCAACGTATATGGACCACGGCAGGGTACGATTGGTGAAGGCGGCGTTGTCTCGATTTATATGCAACAGCTTATGGATCAACGCGATCTGAATGTATTCGGTGACGGGGAGCAGACACGCGACTTTATCTATGTAGAGGATGTAGTGGACGGCATTTACCGTGGTGCAACCGGCGAAGCGACAGGCATCTACAATTTGTCTACGAATACAGAGACGAGCCTAAATGAGCTGATCGGCATTCTGGAACAACTCGAACCAGTACAGGATGTGCATTATCTGGATGCGCGCAGCGGTGATATTTATCGTTCTTCATTAGACAATACTCGAATCAAAAAGGATCTGGACTGGCTCCCCCTTTACTCCATTCGTGAAGGCATGGAGAAAACGCACGCTTGGTTCCGTGACCATCATACTCCGGTTGCCGCCGACAGACAGGCAGAGCAACCACAGGGCTACCGTCACTGGTTTACACAGCTTCGACCGTATGCGGAGAATCTACTCGCTTTTGCCCTCATCGTCTTCCTCACTCGATACGGCTCACATTGGTCGATCTCGGCGGATATTGATTTCAAGCTTGTTTACATACTTGTACTGGGTGTTGTATATGGAGCTAGACAGTCGGTTATCTCGGCTATCCTTTCGTCAGGATTGTTCTTTTACGGGGCGCTGGCGAATGGGCGGGACTGGCAAAGCATGTTGTATGACCCAGAAGCGTTGTTCATGCTAGCGATCTATCTGTTCTTCGGGCTGGTGGTTGGCTTTGTATCCGATAAGCACAAGCGCGAATCGGTATCCATCCACAATGAACTGACTGCGGAGAAGGAACGCTATACCTTCTTGAGCCATATTTACCGTGATACACGCAAGATCAAGGAAGAATTACAGCGCCAGCTGATCAGCAGCAAGGACAGCATCGGACGTATTTATACCATTACGCGCAAGCTCGAAAGCCTAGAATCGGAAGAAGTCATCACCGCCTCGATGGATGTACTGGAAAATCTGCTCGATACCCGCCATATCTCCATATACTCGGTTAATGAAAGTAACCATATGCGGCTGCTTGTACAGTCGCGCCAATCTGGATTTATTCTGCCCAAAACGATTCGTCTGGACGATCAACCCCATTTCCGCCAAGTGATCGATACCCGCAAAATGTGGGTCAACAAGGACATGGAGCCGGACATCCCGATGTATATTATGCCCGTGCTGCATGACCGTCAGGTGATTGCGCTGATCTCACTGCATGAACCGTCATTTGAGCATTTGAATATGGGCTATGAGAATCGCTTCAAGGTCAGTGTCGATATGATCTCCTCCTCGCTGGCACGCGCATTCCGGTATGAAGGTGCCACACGTCAGGAGCGATATGTAGACGATCTGCCAGTATTGAACGAAGCGACCTTTGCTCAATTGCTGCGTGCGCGTGAAGAAGCGCGTAAGCTGCACAATAGCGACTACAGTCTGCTCACCTTGCAGCAAGAACAACGTACATTGAACGAGCTGGTGATGCTGGTCGACAGCATCAAGCGCGACTCGGATCATCTGGGGATGCTGAACGGATTGCCTGTCCTGCTATTATCCCATGCGACGACAGCGGAGGCGCAGCTAGTCATTCAGCGTTTGCAGCAATACGGTATCAGCGCCAGTCTGCGCATGGAGGACGTGCTGTATGCTTAGTGTGCTGCTGATCTATTACCTCGTTGCGATCCTATACAGTCTGGTTCGCTACCGATTCCGGCAGCGACTAGGCGAAGATACGGCAGGCTCGATCACATTGGTTCTGCTGTTGCCGCTGTTCGGTCTACCGTTATGTCTGCTGCGCGATGGGCTGCGCTCTGGCTATCTGCGCTTGTCCCGCTCCACTGGTCATCTGCTGGATGAAGTGCAGGACAATCATCATGTGCGCGTATTCCGCAGTTTGGATGTGCGCAAGGAGAGCAATTTAGTGCCGCTGGAGGAAGCATTGCTGGTCAACGATCTGTCCAGCCGCCGCCGTCTTATGCTCGATTTTCTCAAAGACGATCCCGGTGCTATGATGCCGCTGCTGGAACAGGCGGTCAGCAATGAAGATACGGAAACGTCCCACTATGCCGTGACCGCCGTTGTCGAGATCAAGCGCAAGCTGACGCTGGGCATTCAGCATTGGTCGGTGCGCTACGGCAGTGGCGAGCATACGCCAGAGGTGCTGACCGAATACGCGGAAGTGATTCGGCAGTATATGCACAGCGGATTTATGGACAGTCCAACACGCCGCTCGCATCTATCCACCTACGCCTCTTTGCTTGGTGAGTTGATTGCTATGAATCATGCAAGTGAAGAGGTATTTCAAGCGAAGATCGACAGTGAGCTGCAATTGCATCGTCATGATGAAGCGCTGCGTTATCAGAATTTATTTCACAAACAATTTCCACATAGCGAGCTGCCATATCTGGCGGCATTAAAACTATATTACGAGTTGCAGATGAAGGATGCGTTCTTCGACACCCTGCAATCACTCAAACAATCTCCAGTGAAAGTATCCCATACGGGCCTGAATGTCATTCGGTACTGGTCGGAAAAAGGTGCGTAATCCTATGAAATCATCATTTAAACTCAGTACGCAGGTGTATGTCATGCTTGCCTTTATGCTGGTGATGGCGCTGGGTATTCAGGCAACCCGTTCGGACGCTATTCTGCAATTAAAGGGAGCGCAGAACCATGTCTCCAATCTGTCGCAGCTAAAGCAGGACGAAACCAATGCGCTTACTGCCGCTCAGGTCAACACATTACCGCAGGAACGGCGTATGCTGGTGCTGTTCGACGAAACCGATCCAGCAAGCATCAAAATTCGCAACAATGCGGACCATATGCTCACTTATATGAAAATCAATCACGATCTAGTGAATGTCAGCACCTTTTCCGGTGAAACGTCCAAATACAGTGGCGTGATTCTCACGATGTCGAGTCTTGGCAAGCTACCAGATCAGCACTGGATCGACAGCTACGTAAGTCATGGCGGCAGTCTGCTGCTCACCTCGATGCCGCAGCTGGATCAGGAGCTATACCAGAATTACCGCAAAATGGGCATCATTGAGCTGGGCGGCTATCTCACCTCTACTGGCTTGAAGCTGACTAGCAATGTGCTGCTCAATGATAAAAATGCGCATTACAGCGCCGAATTGATCCAAAACGGTTCGGTACGCGTGCGCTTGAGCAAAGATAGCATCGTGCACGCCGTCAGCGATGAAAATGTACCGCTACTCTGGGAAACACCGTATGGCAACGGACGCTTCGTCGTCTTCAACGGCTCGATGTTCCAAGAGAAAACGAGTCGTGGTCTACTGTCTGGCGCCATCACGCTTATGCAC is a genomic window containing:
- a CDS encoding NAD-dependent epimerase/dehydratase family protein, producing the protein MNVLITGGYGFIGSFVAERFHKEGHQVYIIDNLASGRKENVTVPHKFYNLGVEDERCDEIFHSIKPDIIVHLAAQVDVAVSMREPRQDAQTNILGLVNMLEMSSKYKVSKFIFASSAAVYGMNEQVPLTEVMSTEPLSPYGINKLLGEVYCGKWNDIYKLPTLCFRFSNVYGPRQGTIGEGGVVSIYMQQLMDQRDLNVFGDGEQTRDFIYVEDVVDGIYRGATGEATGIYNLSTNTETSLNELIGILEQLEPVQDVHYLDARSGDIYRSSLDNTRIKKDLDWLPLYSIREGMEKTHAWFRDHHTPVAADRQAEQPQGYRHWFTQLRPYAENLLAFALIVFLTRYGSHWSISADIDFKLVYILVLGVVYGARQSVISAILSSGLFFYGALANGRDWQSMLYDPEALFMLAIYLFFGLVVGFVSDKHKRESVSIHNELTAEKERYTFLSHIYRDTRKIKEELQRQLISSKDSIGRIYTITRKLESLESEEVITASMDVLENLLDTRHISIYSVNESNHMRLLVQSRQSGFILPKTIRLDDQPHFRQVIDTRKMWVNKDMEPDIPMYIMPVLHDRQVIALISLHEPSFEHLNMGYENRFKVSVDMISSSLARAFRYEGATRQERYVDDLPVLNEATFAQLLRAREEARKLHNSDYSLLTLQQEQRTLNELVMLVDSIKRDSDHLGMLNGLPVLLLSHATTAEAQLVIQRLQQYGISASLRMEDVLYA
- a CDS encoding Lrp/AsnC family transcriptional regulator, with the protein product MDHIDARLLTLLQEDARMTISDLSKQLSLSRPSVTERLHRLQERGIIQGFTAIVSPSAIGRSIMLMIQISDLKVSASEWEKMIVQEEDVIECHRVTGEIGYIIKAAVDGMEGLRQLVDRLMVYSYVNTSVVLTSPVERRHVLPVNVEE
- the nudC gene encoding NAD(+) diphosphatase — encoded protein: MSFVKQSIYTRYIPAMQPAEQENETGYWFIFRGSDMLVHQQDELLAVPVAKGLEAYQLEPLRSLYLGSIEQASCYTAEVSKDTQAPEGMAFIPLFGLFEKIDQDLFHVAGRAVQMLGWDATHQFCGRCGTALEHAQHERSKVCSNCGLSQYPRISPAVITLITKGDKLLLARAGHFPGNMYGLIAGFVEAGETLEDCVQRETMEEIGIKVKNIRYFDSQPWPFPHSLMVGFLAEYDSGEIQVDGEEIVHADWFDPNDLPNIPPLISIARKMIDWYVEQSK
- a CDS encoding FusB/FusC family EF-G-binding protein, producing the protein MQTPFIHNHQLNFIHKQADFLIKTMRGIADRQVLETVKYSAVQKIIHTFDALTTEQKSLLELLGTYQKTEDIQAYLQSLEPYVIPFPEVTPKQIQHLFPKAKKLKAPEMATIDLTHTTYLRWIDIAANRLFIVYPHEDRLIATEGQITPTNKRGFCMFCNRNQELGFFNVKMKAHSPDNLSSVGQYVCMDDEMCNHNITDTEALEKFLLKVGR
- a CDS encoding sulfite exporter TauE/SafE family protein, with translation MMDTTLLLEPLLLLAVGMLASICGAVAGLGGGFIIVPVLAFLYVIPVANISGTSMAVLFVSAISSTLAYARQRKIDYRSGIAFSIAMVPGSILGAWTTSIVGSRVFFVALGIFLMIMAVMINFKPTQSRGGFLRPTVTHRLTDNTGSVHEYSFNLWFGCGVAFFVGFLSSLFGIGGGSVMVPTMILFLAFPPHIATATSMFSILLSSFVGTVSHVALHHVMWNQFIWLAIGALVGGQIGARIASKIPAKAIVRVLAVCLFVVAIRMLFKG
- a CDS encoding YkgJ family cysteine cluster protein, with protein sequence MPHHDKANHEQHSDSLHAADSHPAATGLSPERPCFCGSGRPLKNCHPRAAANSRAMYMTALYEQVDAVIEDYHEHSSKHPPCAAGCSSCCSDYFPVSQVEFELLLTYMEHSWSKQDIEAAFQQAERNLERFRQDNEPMYDALVNRTNRKQELDSIRQHAGRNSFACPLLDPEKGICRVYPVRPFICRTHGSSHTFYGTWRERLGSERVCDHIPSSRSHRKVTPNIVDYWPPYEQLADVYVGPHRQPLRQYPIFYWLVLYNRHGAGPTARIGNRDNFDLSLEQHNANMAAHGK
- a CDS encoding YitT family protein translates to MSSSSPVNASQQAIRWLKVLLGCLLVSAGLLLLRHAQVVTGGTAGLSLSLNYLLHLPFALLFFVINIPFYVFSLTRMGWSFTLSTVLSVCLVSLMTSVDRWLPAFSMPQLAGTVIGSILCGLGLSLLFMNRASLGGVNIVAIFMQQRFGWNPGLVNFVFDSIVVCIGLYSVGLYEAVLSAMSVVIVSTIIGYFKNRIARGNSRPATMPASMTAATTTSAEAS